A window of Clostridium botulinum BKT015925 contains these coding sequences:
- a CDS encoding ABC transporter ATP-binding protein: MNKEIILKIKDLKMSFGSKEILKGINLEINKGEIIGYIGPNGAGKSTTVKIILGLLKGYQGNIVLFGKEISQNDTEYKKRIGYVPEVTDFYDVLTAKEYLTFIGELYGLDYEKTLSRSEKLMDILGIGNMFNTRLSSYSKGMRQKISIIASLLHNPDILFLDEPLSGLDANSVMIIKEVLALLASEGKTIFYSSHIMDVVEKISNRIILLNDGNIVADGTFEELKKSSSENSLENIFNDLTGFTDHKSIAESFTSIIKEVK, from the coding sequence ATGAATAAAGAAATTATTCTTAAAATCAAAGATTTAAAAATGAGTTTTGGATCAAAAGAAATATTAAAAGGTATTAATTTAGAAATTAACAAAGGTGAAATTATAGGATATATAGGTCCTAACGGCGCTGGTAAAAGTACTACTGTGAAAATAATTTTGGGACTTTTAAAAGGATATCAAGGGAATATTGTACTTTTTGGAAAAGAAATATCCCAAAATGATACAGAATATAAAAAACGGATAGGATATGTACCAGAAGTTACTGATTTTTATGATGTTTTAACAGCTAAAGAGTATTTAACTTTTATAGGAGAATTATATGGATTAGACTATGAAAAAACTCTATCTAGATCAGAAAAACTTATGGATATACTAGGTATAGGAAATATGTTTAACACTAGATTATCTAGTTATTCTAAAGGAATGAGACAAAAGATTTCCATAATAGCAAGTTTACTTCATAATCCAGATATATTATTTTTAGACGAGCCTTTAAGTGGTTTAGATGCAAATAGTGTAATGATAATTAAAGAGGTTTTAGCACTTTTAGCATCTGAAGGTAAGACAATATTCTATTCATCTCATATTATGGATGTTGTTGAAAAGATAAGTAATAGAATAATTCTTTTGAATGATGGCAATATAGTTGCTGATGGAACTTTTGAAGAACTAAAAAAAAGTTCTAGTGAAAATTCCCTTGAAAATATTTTTAATGATTTAACAGGATTTACAGATCATAAAAGTATTGCTGAAAGCTTTACTTCAATTATTAAAGAGGTGAAGTAA
- a CDS encoding AMP-binding protein, protein MLIFSGIYKNINDNKNKVCMITEDEKITYQDLINQINKKTLCLNSRFKQGEKVIIKNINPINTIINTLSCSKAGLISIPVDTKILSNSLENIKEVTKPCSIIQDEFIYDYKKNQKIFFDGINLQGINYKNIHSEWVNDNTIFLGALSSGTTGKSKIIWRDHVSWSSAFKYQSQVFHISSKDILFLVGSLSYTANLNSAIHILNEGGTIVFSKSIYPKTWIKEIEDNKVSSIFMVPAHYRLLLKELKKTMLNINSLLSAGAKMDRKTVNSLKERFPSAYICEYYGASELGHISYINFRENFKENSVGRPFPGVNIWLEKIKNEHGVIWVKSDYIAPNFRPKATVGDIGEIDNEGNLYILGRNQEIINKGGVKILPHDVETVLNKHPKISESIVFPMKNYSKGEIVTAIIVARDMSLTTKEVMSYCKKHLDIHKRPQKIRIVSDIKLNLNGKINKKELLKFFNKY, encoded by the coding sequence ATGTTGATTTTTTCTGGAATATATAAAAATATAAATGATAACAAAAATAAAGTATGCATGATTACAGAAGATGAGAAGATTACATATCAAGATTTAATAAACCAAATAAATAAAAAAACTTTATGTTTAAATAGTAGATTTAAACAAGGGGAAAAAGTAATAATAAAAAATATAAATCCTATAAATACTATAATAAATACACTATCCTGCTCAAAAGCAGGATTAATTTCTATACCGGTAGATACTAAAATTTTAAGTAATAGTCTAGAGAATATTAAAGAAGTCACAAAACCTTGTAGTATAATACAAGATGAATTTATCTATGATTATAAAAAGAATCAAAAGATATTTTTTGATGGTATAAATCTACAAGGTATAAACTACAAGAATATACATAGTGAATGGGTTAATGATAACACTATATTTCTTGGAGCTTTAAGTTCAGGAACTACAGGCAAAAGTAAAATTATATGGAGAGATCATGTAAGTTGGTCAAGTGCTTTTAAATATCAAAGCCAAGTATTTCATATTAGTAGTAAAGACATATTATTTTTGGTAGGTTCGCTAAGTTATACTGCCAATCTAAATAGTGCTATTCATATATTAAATGAAGGAGGTACCATAGTATTTTCTAAAAGTATTTACCCAAAAACGTGGATAAAAGAAATAGAAGACAATAAGGTAAGTAGTATATTTATGGTTCCAGCTCATTATAGATTATTATTAAAAGAATTGAAAAAAACTATGCTCAATATAAATTCTTTATTAAGTGCTGGAGCAAAAATGGACAGAAAAACGGTTAACTCATTAAAGGAAAGATTTCCAAGTGCTTATATATGCGAATATTATGGAGCTAGTGAACTTGGCCATATAAGCTATATAAATTTCAGAGAAAATTTTAAAGAAAACAGCGTAGGAAGACCGTTTCCAGGTGTTAATATATGGTTAGAAAAAATTAAAAATGAACACGGGGTAATATGGGTAAAAAGTGATTATATAGCTCCAAATTTCAGACCAAAGGCTACTGTAGGGGATATTGGAGAAATTGATAATGAAGGGAATTTATATATTTTAGGAAGAAATCAGGAGATTATAAATAAAGGTGGAGTAAAGATACTTCCTCATGATGTGGAGACAGTCTTAAATAAACACCCTAAAATAAGTGAATCAATAGTATTTCCAATGAAAAATTATAGCAAAGGAGAAATAGTAACGGCAATTATTGTGGCAAGGGATATGTCATTAACTACAAAAGAAGTTATGAGTTATTGCAAAAAACATTTAGATATACATAAACGTCCTCAAAAGATAAGAATCGTTTCAGATATAAAATTAAATTTAAATGGGAAAATTAACAAGAAAGAATTATTAAAATTTTTTAATAAGTATTAG
- a CDS encoding alpha/beta fold hydrolase — protein sequence MYHKIIKSNKLNAEWVIMVHAIGSNHNNFKKQISEFSENYNLLLLDLRGHGMTKNLLLSDSKEKILEVPAKDIIELMDKLYIEKAHFVGISLGSMVISQIALTNPERIISMVLGGGIVRYVWKGRFLLFLGKLTKKFIPYMFTYTLFAYAVIPNKKHKISRKFFIEEAKKLGTKEFLAWLNIIETFEKTYPIDRIKMISIPKIYIMGEYDHMFLPPVKKYIEKNENTEICILPNCGHICNIDDSYEFNRVAIQFMKNYTVQY from the coding sequence CCATAAGATAATTAAGTCAAATAAATTAAATGCAGAATGGGTTATTATGGTCCATGCTATAGGTAGTAATCATAATAATTTCAAAAAACAGATATCAGAATTTAGTGAAAATTATAATCTTTTATTGTTGGATTTAAGAGGACATGGAATGACTAAAAATCTACTTCTTTCTGATTCGAAAGAAAAGATACTTGAGGTTCCAGCAAAAGACATTATTGAATTAATGGATAAACTTTATATAGAAAAAGCACATTTTGTAGGAATATCACTTGGAAGTATGGTTATATCACAAATTGCATTGACTAATCCAGAACGAATTATCTCTATGGTTCTTGGGGGCGGTATAGTCAGATATGTGTGGAAAGGAAGATTCCTACTTTTCTTAGGAAAGCTAACAAAAAAATTCATTCCATATATGTTTACATATACATTATTTGCATATGCAGTAATACCAAATAAAAAACATAAAATATCTAGAAAATTTTTTATTGAAGAAGCTAAGAAATTGGGAACAAAAGAATTTTTAGCATGGCTTAATATAATTGAAACTTTTGAAAAAACATATCCAATAGATAGAATAAAGATGATATCCATACCTAAAATATACATAATGGGTGAGTATGATCATATGTTTTTACCACCAGTGAAAAAATACATAGAAAAAAATGAAAATACGGAAATATGTATATTACCTAATTGTGGTCATATATGTAATATAGATGATTCCTATGAATTCAATAGAGTTGCTATTCAATTCATGAAAAATTATACTGTGCAATATTAA
- a CDS encoding thiolase family protein — MSNNVYIVGGLRTPIGKTNGALKDILPEDLSAHLIKNIIDKYNIEPQYIEEVMLGNSVGPGGNLARLSLLQAGLPFSVVGTTIDFQCGSSLKAINMAASLIKSKERDLILVGGVESTSLAPNKQYNKRDYRYKGKDIFYKRAQFAPLTIGDPDMIEGAENTAKFFDIKRGDMDELAVESHLRALKANKEGKLKSIICNIKIGNTIISEDESIRKKISLNLVKRARPILHKEGSLTAANTCLTHDGGAILLMASEKAIKKYNLKPMAIWRGEASIGLDPNLSPLGATLAIENLIGKYNLNIENIDLIEINEAFSVKILAFLKKFKYPKEKINIYGGALAYGHPYGASGAIIMLHLLEGLKNEGGNLGIASLGVAGGLGIATLIERYHC, encoded by the coding sequence ATGAGCAATAATGTATACATAGTAGGAGGTCTTAGAACTCCTATAGGCAAGACTAATGGAGCTTTAAAAGATATATTACCTGAGGATTTGAGTGCACATTTGATTAAAAATATTATTGATAAATATAATATTGAACCACAATATATAGAAGAAGTTATGCTAGGAAATTCTGTTGGCCCCGGAGGAAATTTGGCTAGACTAAGTTTGCTTCAAGCAGGATTGCCTTTTTCAGTAGTTGGTACAACAATAGATTTTCAATGCGGTTCTAGTTTAAAAGCAATAAACATGGCAGCTAGTCTGATAAAATCTAAAGAGAGAGATTTAATATTAGTAGGGGGAGTAGAAAGCACTAGTTTAGCACCTAACAAACAATATAATAAGAGAGATTATAGATATAAAGGAAAAGATATTTTTTATAAAAGGGCACAATTTGCCCCTCTTACTATAGGTGACCCAGACATGATAGAAGGAGCAGAAAATACAGCTAAATTTTTTGATATAAAAAGAGGAGACATGGATGAATTAGCAGTAGAAAGTCATTTAAGAGCTTTAAAAGCTAATAAAGAAGGTAAACTTAAATCTATAATATGTAATATAAAAATAGGAAATACCATAATATCAGAAGATGAAAGTATACGAAAAAAGATTTCTTTAAACCTTGTAAAAAGAGCAAGACCAATTTTACATAAGGAGGGATCTTTAACAGCAGCTAATACTTGCCTGACTCATGATGGAGGGGCTATTTTACTTATGGCATCAGAAAAAGCTATAAAAAAGTATAACTTAAAGCCAATGGCTATTTGGAGAGGTGAGGCTTCAATAGGATTAGATCCTAATCTATCACCTTTAGGGGCTACATTAGCTATAGAGAACTTAATTGGAAAATATAATTTAAATATAGAAAATATAGATTTAATTGAGATAAATGAAGCCTTTTCTGTGAAGATATTAGCCTTTTTAAAGAAGTTTAAATATCCTAAGGAGAAGATAAATATTTATGGAGGAGCTTTAGCTTATGGACACCCTTATGGAGCATCTGGAGCTATTATTATGCTTCATCTTTTAGAAGGTCTTAAAAATGAGGGTGGTAACCTTGGAATTGCATCCTTAGGAGTAGCAGGAGGGCTAGGTATAGCTACGCTAATAGAAAGATATCATTGCTAG
- a CDS encoding biotin transporter BioY, with amino-acid sequence MKKRINIRDMIYSALFVTLTAILGYISIPLPFSPIPITAQSLAVILAGCILTPLQSAISMTTFLLLGAIGVPVFSGGRAGIGIIVGKSGGFLIGFLVGAIIISYLLRINRSLVSMIISCIIGGVVVVHFLGSVWLGYVTGIGIKKAFLVGSAPFIVGDLLKVGVAILIANRLKKVIIYEQ; translated from the coding sequence ATGAAAAAAAGAATAAACATAAGAGATATGATATATTCAGCATTGTTTGTAACCCTTACAGCAATCTTAGGATACATAAGTATTCCACTTCCATTTAGTCCAATACCTATAACCGCTCAGAGTTTAGCCGTTATATTAGCTGGGTGTATTTTAACTCCACTTCAATCAGCTATTAGTATGACAACCTTTTTATTACTTGGGGCTATAGGAGTTCCAGTTTTTTCAGGTGGAAGAGCTGGAATTGGTATTATTGTTGGAAAATCTGGAGGATTTTTAATTGGATTTTTAGTTGGAGCTATTATAATAAGTTATTTACTACGAATAAATAGGTCTTTAGTTAGTATGATAATATCATGTATTATTGGAGGAGTTGTAGTAGTACATTTTTTAGGTTCAGTATGGCTTGGATATGTTACAGGAATAGGAATAAAAAAAGCTTTTTTAGTGGGTTCAGCTCCTTTTATAGTTGGAGATTTGTTAAAAGTTGGAGTTGCAATTTTAATTGCTAATAGATTAAAAAAGGTGATAATATATGAGCAATAA
- a CDS encoding ABC transporter ATP-binding protein: MDKILSVKNIEKYYGNKDNITKAIDNISFSLTKGEFVGIMGPSGSGKTTLLNCISTIDNVTTGNIIINNQDITKLKSKKLEKFRRDELGFVFQDFNLLDTLTAYENIALALTIQGRKASDIDNLVKNIASNLGIEKILNKYPYQMSGGQKQRVASARAIVTSPSLILADEPTGALDSKSSRLLLDSFENLNQELKATILMVTHDAFTASYAHRILFIKDGRIFNELVRGNDSRKEFFNKIIEVVTLLGGDSSDVF; encoded by the coding sequence ATGGACAAAATACTAAGTGTAAAAAACATTGAAAAATATTATGGAAATAAGGATAATATAACAAAGGCAATCGATAATATTAGCTTTAGTCTTACTAAGGGAGAATTTGTTGGTATAATGGGACCTTCAGGAAGTGGTAAAACTACGTTACTTAATTGTATTTCAACTATAGATAATGTGACTACAGGAAATATAATAATAAATAATCAGGACATTACGAAATTAAAGTCTAAGAAGTTAGAGAAGTTTAGAAGAGATGAATTAGGATTTGTATTTCAAGACTTTAATCTTTTAGATACACTTACAGCTTATGAAAATATCGCACTAGCTTTAACTATACAAGGAAGAAAAGCAAGTGACATAGATAATTTAGTAAAGAATATAGCATCAAATCTTGGCATTGAAAAAATTTTAAATAAGTATCCATATCAAATGTCAGGAGGACAAAAACAAAGGGTAGCATCGGCTAGAGCTATAGTTACTAGTCCTTCATTAATATTAGCAGATGAACCAACAGGAGCTTTAGATTCAAAATCATCAAGACTACTTTTAGATTCCTTTGAAAATTTAAATCAAGAATTAAAAGCAACTATATTAATGGTAACTCATGATGCGTTTACTGCAAGTTATGCTCATAGAATCTTATTTATAAAAGATGGTAGAATATTCAATGAGTTAGTAAGGGGAAATGATTCAAGAAAAGAATTTTTCAATAAAATTATTGAAGTTGTAACCCTTCTTGGAGGTGATTCTAGCGATGTATTTTAA
- a CDS encoding APC family permease — MSKNKDRRITWSMLAFMAFSTVWGFGNVINGFSEYDGIKAIVSWIIIFAIYFVPYALMVGELGSAFKDYGGGVSSWIHETIGAKLAYYAGWTYWIVHMPYISQKPSGLMIATSWAIFQDKRISSMNTKVMQLICLLIFLIGMYIASKGLNPLKKLATLAGTSMFIMSILFIILMIAAPSITDAHLIQIDWSLKTFMPTFDTKFFTSLAILVFAVGGCEKISPYVNKMKNPETGFSKGMIALSIMVAVCAILGTISLGMMFNSNNVPKDLMTNGAYYAFQKLGNYYKLGNVFVIIYAITNIINQFAVLIISIDAPLRMLLDSADERFIPKKMFEKNKYGSYKNGNKLILIIVSTLIIVPALGIGNVDELVKWLVKLNAVCMPLRYLWVFAAYIALKKVGEKFNREYYFVKNKTLGIIFGGWCFAFTAFACIGGMYSTDVFKLSLNIITPFVLIGLGVIMPYLAKKNNIQ; from the coding sequence ATGTCAAAAAATAAAGATAGGCGAATTACCTGGTCCATGCTTGCTTTTATGGCATTTTCTACTGTATGGGGTTTTGGAAATGTTATTAACGGTTTTTCTGAATATGATGGGATTAAAGCAATTGTTTCATGGATTATAATTTTTGCTATTTATTTTGTGCCGTATGCTTTAATGGTAGGAGAATTAGGATCAGCTTTTAAAGATTATGGGGGAGGAGTAAGTTCATGGATACATGAAACCATAGGAGCAAAGTTAGCATATTATGCTGGATGGACGTATTGGATAGTTCATATGCCTTATATTTCACAAAAACCATCAGGACTTATGATTGCAACAAGCTGGGCTATTTTTCAAGATAAAAGAATTAGTTCAATGAATACGAAAGTTATGCAATTAATTTGTTTATTAATTTTCTTAATTGGTATGTATATTGCATCAAAAGGATTAAATCCACTAAAAAAATTAGCAACACTTGCAGGAACATCAATGTTTATAATGTCTATTTTATTTATTATTTTAATGATAGCAGCACCTTCCATTACAGATGCACATTTAATTCAAATTGATTGGTCTTTAAAAACTTTTATGCCTACTTTTGATACCAAATTTTTTACTAGTTTAGCTATTCTAGTATTCGCTGTTGGAGGATGTGAAAAAATATCACCTTATGTTAATAAAATGAAAAATCCTGAAACAGGATTTTCAAAAGGAATGATTGCTTTATCAATTATGGTTGCAGTATGTGCAATTTTAGGTACAATTTCTCTTGGTATGATGTTTAACTCAAATAATGTCCCTAAAGATTTAATGACTAATGGTGCATATTATGCATTCCAAAAGTTGGGTAATTATTACAAATTAGGCAATGTATTCGTTATCATATATGCAATTACTAATATAATTAATCAATTTGCTGTATTAATTATATCAATTGATGCACCTTTACGTATGTTACTTGATAGTGCAGATGAACGTTTTATTCCTAAAAAAATGTTTGAAAAGAATAAATATGGTTCATATAAGAATGGTAATAAACTTATTTTAATAATTGTATCAACTTTAATTATAGTTCCAGCTTTGGGCATTGGTAATGTAGATGAATTAGTAAAATGGTTAGTAAAATTAAATGCTGTATGCATGCCACTTCGTTATTTATGGGTATTTGCTGCATATATTGCATTGAAAAAAGTAGGAGAAAAGTTTAATAGAGAATATTATTTTGTAAAGAATAAAACTTTAGGTATTATTTTTGGTGGATGGTGTTTTGCATTTACAGCTTTTGCATGTATTGGAGGAATGTATTCTACTGATGTGTTTAAATTATCACTTAACATTATAACACCATTTGTATTAATAGGTTTAGGAGTAATTATGCCTTATCTTGCAAAGAAAAATAATATTCAGTAG
- a CDS encoding ABC transporter permease → MYFKIAANNVKKSFNDYAIYFLTLTFAVCIFYTFNTIGSQQEMLELSKSQAHYIKVMENAIGHISVFVSVILGGLIVYANNFLIKKRKKELGIYMILGMEKNKISKILFLETFLIGIMSLIAGLGLGIILSQGLGVITAKLFEVGISNYKFIISIKAIEKSILYFGIIFLLVMIFNTVIVSKYKLINLLNAAKKSEKLKVKKSVFSVIIFILGVVSIGVAYYLINESLLNPKDVRTFISIVLGAFGTFLFFFGLSGFIINSIQNSKKLYLKNLNIFVTRQISSKINTNFIAMTVICLMLFLTISILSTGIGFNNALNQSLKESNPFDATITIHGETNPKFVLDKIGLKNTENEKCAYYTQYVVGFDYKNVLYKYTEPRIRKQFNMIECKNMDVIKISEYNKIRELKGQKPIQLNSNEVLVTSNFKVLIPAIQKLLKNENTLKINNKAYQVKNKELITDYTYNSNIPNNILTIVVSDKFTGAKESFSSYININYIGNDKQQSEKKVAQIFSKFRNYKEFKDVSFSTKEETYKQVKESTTLMIYITIYLGIIFLISSAAVLALQQLSEASDSIERYNILKKIGVSKKMINKSIFTQVLIYFSIPLILAVIHAIVGINVVNKFLELYGTNNIGTSSLIIMFVLFIIYGGYFCITYTGYKNIVK, encoded by the coding sequence ATGTATTTTAAAATTGCGGCAAATAATGTAAAAAAGAGTTTTAATGATTATGCCATATATTTTTTAACATTAACTTTTGCAGTATGCATATTTTATACTTTTAACACCATAGGATCTCAACAAGAAATGTTAGAATTAAGTAAAAGTCAAGCTCATTATATAAAGGTTATGGAAAATGCTATAGGTCATATTTCAGTATTTGTATCTGTAATATTAGGTGGATTAATTGTATATGCTAATAATTTCTTGATTAAGAAAAGAAAAAAAGAGTTAGGTATATATATGATTTTAGGTATGGAAAAAAATAAAATATCTAAAATACTATTTTTAGAAACATTTTTAATAGGAATAATGTCTTTAATTGCTGGACTTGGTTTAGGAATTATATTATCACAAGGATTAGGTGTGATTACGGCTAAATTATTTGAAGTTGGAATAAGTAATTATAAATTTATAATATCTATAAAAGCTATTGAAAAAAGCATATTATATTTTGGAATAATATTTTTACTGGTTATGATTTTTAATACAGTAATTGTTTCAAAGTATAAATTAATAAATTTATTAAATGCAGCAAAGAAAAGTGAAAAATTAAAAGTTAAAAAGTCAGTTTTTTCAGTTATAATATTCATTTTAGGAGTAGTATCTATAGGAGTAGCTTATTATCTTATTAATGAAAGTTTGTTAAATCCAAAAGATGTAAGAACTTTTATATCAATAGTATTAGGTGCTTTTGGTACATTCTTGTTTTTCTTTGGATTATCAGGATTTATAATAAATTCAATTCAAAATAGTAAAAAGCTATATCTTAAAAACCTCAATATATTTGTTACAAGGCAGATAAGCAGCAAAATAAATACTAATTTTATAGCTATGACAGTTATTTGTCTTATGCTATTTTTAACAATTTCTATATTATCCACAGGTATAGGGTTTAATAATGCTTTAAATCAGAGTTTAAAAGAATCTAACCCATTTGATGCTACTATAACTATACATGGGGAAACAAATCCAAAGTTTGTTTTAGATAAAATAGGATTAAAAAATACTGAAAATGAGAAATGTGCTTATTATACACAATATGTAGTAGGATTTGATTATAAAAATGTTCTATATAAATATACTGAGCCAAGGATTAGAAAACAATTTAATATGATTGAATGCAAAAATATGGATGTTATAAAAATATCTGAATACAATAAAATAAGAGAATTAAAAGGACAAAAGCCTATACAATTAAATTCCAATGAGGTTTTAGTAACATCAAATTTTAAGGTTTTGATTCCTGCAATTCAAAAGCTTTTAAAAAATGAAAATACATTGAAGATAAATAATAAAGCATATCAAGTAAAAAATAAAGAGTTAATAACAGACTATACTTATAATAGCAATATACCAAATAATATATTAACTATAGTAGTAAGTGACAAGTTTACGGGAGCAAAGGAAAGTTTTAGTTCGTATATTAATATAAATTATATAGGAAACGATAAACAACAATCAGAAAAGAAAGTAGCACAAATTTTTTCAAAGTTCAGAAATTATAAAGAATTTAAAGATGTATCTTTTTCTACAAAAGAAGAGACCTATAAACAAGTGAAAGAGTCAACTACATTAATGATATATATTACCATATATTTAGGAATTATATTTTTAATATCCAGTGCAGCTGTATTAGCTCTTCAACAATTATCAGAGGCAAGTGATAGTATAGAAAGATATAATATTCTTAAAAAAATAGGTGTATCTAAAAAAATGATTAATAAATCTATATTTACTCAGGTATTAATATATTTTTCTATACCTCTTATATTAGCAGTAATTCATGCTATAGTAGGTATAAATGTAGTTAATAAGTTTTTAGAACTGTATGGAACTAATAATATAGGAACAAGTTCTTTAATAATAATGTTTGTTTTATTCATAATATATGGGGGATATTTTTGCATAACATATACTGGTTACAAAAATATAGTTAAATAA